The proteins below come from a single Staphylococcus sp. MI 10-1553 genomic window:
- a CDS encoding Mini-ribonuclease 3 produces MDKPTNAKLLNPLSLAYVGDAVLDQYVRTYIILKLQSKPNRLHQEAKRFVSAKSQAVTLEHLIAQDWFNEEELAVVKRGRNAKSYTKAKNTDVQTYRKSSGLEAVIGFLYLEQQEERLEALLKVIVENVEERR; encoded by the coding sequence GTGGATAAACCAACAAATGCCAAACTACTCAATCCACTGTCGCTAGCTTATGTCGGGGATGCGGTGCTTGATCAATATGTCCGTACTTATATTATTTTAAAGCTTCAGAGTAAACCGAATCGTTTGCATCAAGAGGCTAAACGATTTGTATCAGCTAAAAGCCAGGCAGTGACACTGGAACATTTAATCGCGCAAGATTGGTTTAATGAAGAGGAACTTGCGGTTGTGAAGCGTGGACGAAATGCGAAAAGTTATACGAAAGCGAAAAACACAGATGTCCAGACCTATCGAAAAAGTTCTGGTTTAGAAGCGGTCATTGGCTTTTTATATTTAGAGCAACAAGAAGAACGATTGGAAGCATTGTTAAAAGTGATTGTTGAAAATGTTGAAGAAAGGCGTTGA
- the cysS gene encoding cysteine--tRNA ligase — MITLYNTLTRQKEVFQPIEPGKVKMYVCGPTVYNYIHIGNARPAINYDVVRRYFEYKGYEVNYVSNFTDVDDKLIKRSQELGETVPEIAERYIQAFYEDTEALNVKKATSNPRVMDHMDDIIRFIKKLVDEGYAYESGGDVYFRTRQFEDYGKLSHQSIDDLKVGARIEQGENKEDALDFTLWKKAKPGEISWDSPFGEGRPGWHIECSVMAFEKLGPTIDIHAGGSDLQFPHHENEIAQSEAHNHETFANYWMHNGFINIDNEKMSKSLGNFILVHDIIKEVDPDVLRFFMISVHYRSPINYNLELVEAARSGLERIRNSYQALTERETVATDLTDDAAMLTQIDAILTQFETVMDDDFNTANAITAWYDLVKIANKYLLEDNTSTQVIQRFKGVFGIFSDVLGVPLTSNHDVGLLDEEIEQLIEERNAARQAKDYARADEIRDQLKAQNIILEDTPQGVRYKRG, encoded by the coding sequence ATGATTACATTATATAATACATTAACACGTCAAAAAGAAGTGTTTCAGCCTATCGAACCAGGAAAAGTGAAAATGTATGTGTGTGGCCCAACTGTGTACAATTACATCCACATTGGTAACGCACGTCCAGCGATTAACTATGACGTGGTCCGCCGTTATTTCGAATATAAAGGTTATGAAGTGAATTACGTCTCAAACTTTACTGACGTTGATGATAAATTAATCAAACGTTCGCAAGAGTTAGGTGAAACAGTACCAGAGATTGCGGAACGTTACATTCAAGCTTTTTATGAAGATACAGAAGCCCTTAATGTTAAAAAAGCGACATCGAACCCGCGCGTGATGGATCATATGGATGACATTATTCGCTTTATTAAAAAATTAGTCGATGAAGGTTATGCGTATGAAAGTGGCGGCGACGTTTATTTCAGAACGCGTCAATTTGAAGATTATGGTAAGTTAAGCCATCAGTCGATTGATGATTTGAAAGTCGGTGCACGTATTGAGCAAGGCGAAAATAAAGAAGATGCGCTCGACTTCACGCTTTGGAAAAAGGCGAAACCAGGTGAAATTAGTTGGGATAGTCCATTCGGTGAGGGTCGTCCGGGGTGGCATATCGAATGTTCAGTTATGGCCTTTGAAAAGTTAGGCCCTACGATTGACATTCATGCTGGGGGAAGTGACTTACAATTCCCGCACCACGAAAACGAGATTGCACAGTCAGAAGCGCACAACCATGAGACATTTGCGAACTACTGGATGCACAACGGTTTCATTAATATTGATAATGAAAAAATGAGTAAGTCTTTAGGAAACTTCATTTTAGTACATGATATTATTAAAGAAGTAGACCCAGATGTATTACGCTTTTTCATGATTAGTGTTCATTATCGAAGTCCAATCAACTACAATTTAGAACTTGTTGAAGCGGCGAGAAGTGGTTTAGAACGTATTCGCAATAGTTATCAAGCGTTGACAGAACGTGAAACTGTGGCGACAGACTTAACAGATGACGCAGCGATGTTAACGCAAATTGATGCGATTTTGACGCAGTTTGAGACAGTGATGGATGATGACTTCAACACAGCAAATGCGATTACAGCTTGGTACGATTTAGTGAAGATTGCGAATAAATATTTATTAGAAGACAATACATCGACACAAGTGATTCAACGTTTTAAAGGGGTGTTTGGTATCTTTAGTGATGTGTTAGGTGTTCCGTTAACTTCGAACCATGACGTAGGGTTACTCGACGAAGAAATTGAACAGTTGATTGAAGAACGTAACGCTGCACGTCAAGCAAAAGATTATGCGCGTGCTGACGAAATTCGCGATCAATTGAAAGCCCAAAACATCATTTTAGAAGATACGCCACAAGGTGTGAGATATAAACGTGGATAA
- the cysE gene encoding serine O-acetyltransferase encodes MLFEGGVKVFRRMMDDVKMVFEQDPAARSTIEVITTYAGLHAVWSHLIAHRLYQKKRYVLARAISQVSRFFTGIEIHPGAKIGRRLFIDHGMGVVIGETCTIGDNVTIYQGVTLGGTGKEKGKRHPDIGDNVLIAAGSKVLGNIKVHSNVNIGANSVVLQDVPSYSTVVGIPGRIVKQDGRRIGKTFDHLNLPDPIYEQLKQLERQLEQTKNGEIKDDYII; translated from the coding sequence ATGCTGTTTGAAGGAGGGGTTAAAGTGTTCCGACGTATGATGGATGATGTCAAAATGGTATTTGAACAAGATCCAGCAGCACGCTCAACGATAGAAGTGATTACAACTTATGCGGGTTTACATGCGGTTTGGAGTCATTTGATTGCACACCGCTTATATCAAAAGAAACGTTATGTACTTGCGAGAGCGATTTCTCAAGTTTCACGATTTTTTACAGGCATTGAAATTCATCCAGGTGCTAAAATTGGACGTCGTTTATTTATTGACCATGGTATGGGGGTGGTCATCGGTGAAACATGTACCATTGGTGATAATGTGACGATATATCAAGGTGTGACATTAGGTGGAACTGGTAAAGAAAAAGGGAAACGTCATCCCGACATTGGTGATAACGTCCTCATCGCAGCGGGTTCCAAAGTGTTAGGTAATATTAAGGTTCATTCAAATGTCAATATCGGTGCCAATTCGGTCGTGCTTCAAGATGTCCCAAGTTATTCTACAGTGGTAGGGATTCCAGGACGTATTGTGAAGCAGGATGGCAGACGTATCGGTAAGACATTTGATCATCTCAACTTACCAGATCCAATTTATGAACAACTCAAACAACTTGAACGACAACTTGAACAAACTAAAAATGGAGAGATTAAAGATGATTACATTATATAA
- the gltX gene encoding glutamate--tRNA ligase, giving the protein MSNRVRVRYAPSPTGYLHIGNARTALFNYLFAKHYDGDFVIRIEDTDSKRNLADGESSQFDNLKWLGLDWDESVDKDKGYGPYRQSERGEIYQPLVEQLLAEDKAYKCYMTEEELEAERQEQIARGEMPRYGGKHAHLTEEERQQFEAEGRKPAIRFRVPQNKTYTFDDMVKGPVTFESDNFGDWVIVKKDGVPTYNFAVAVDDHYMEISDVIRGDDHISNTPKQLMIYETFGWEPPRFAHMTLIVNEQRKKLSKRDGQILQFIEQYRDLGYLPEALFNFIALLGWSPEGEEEIFSKDEFIKIFTEKRLSKSPAFFDKQKLEWINNQYMKEKDAETVFEMTLPHMIKAGLLPESPSEAELDWGRKLVALYQEQMSYAGEIVPLSELFFRDEKELDEASQEVLNGEQVPQLMTALYGKLEALENFEAAEIKKIIKEVQKETGIKGKQLFMPIRVAVTGQMHGPELPNTMEVLGQDKVLRRIQSLL; this is encoded by the coding sequence ATGAGTAACCGAGTGAGAGTAAGATATGCACCAAGTCCAACAGGCTATTTGCATATTGGTAACGCACGTACGGCATTATTTAACTATTTATTCGCGAAACATTACGATGGTGATTTTGTCATTCGTATTGAAGATACAGATTCTAAACGTAACTTAGCGGACGGTGAATCATCACAGTTCGATAATTTGAAGTGGTTAGGGCTTGATTGGGACGAATCTGTAGACAAGGATAAAGGCTATGGACCTTATCGCCAATCTGAACGTGGCGAAATTTATCAACCATTAGTCGAGCAATTATTAGCAGAAGATAAAGCGTACAAATGTTATATGACTGAAGAAGAATTAGAGGCAGAACGTCAAGAACAAATCGCACGTGGTGAGATGCCGCGTTACGGTGGGAAACATGCGCACTTGACTGAAGAAGAACGTCAACAGTTTGAAGCTGAAGGACGTAAGCCGGCAATCCGTTTCCGTGTGCCTCAAAATAAAACATATACGTTCGATGATATGGTAAAAGGACCTGTCACATTCGAATCTGACAACTTCGGCGACTGGGTAATCGTGAAAAAAGACGGTGTGCCAACGTATAACTTTGCAGTAGCAGTGGACGATCATTACATGGAAATTTCTGATGTCATTCGTGGTGACGACCACATTTCTAACACACCTAAACAATTGATGATTTACGAAACATTTGGCTGGGAACCGCCACGTTTTGCGCATATGACTTTAATCGTCAATGAACAACGTAAAAAATTAAGTAAACGTGACGGTCAAATTTTACAATTTATTGAGCAATATCGCGATTTAGGTTATTTACCAGAGGCGTTATTTAACTTTATCGCATTGTTAGGTTGGTCTCCAGAAGGCGAAGAAGAGATTTTCTCTAAAGACGAGTTCATCAAAATCTTCACTGAAAAGCGTTTATCAAAATCACCAGCATTTTTCGATAAACAAAAATTAGAGTGGATTAACAACCAATATATGAAAGAAAAAGATGCGGAAACAGTATTTGAAATGACATTACCGCATATGATCAAAGCCGGCTTATTACCAGAATCGCCATCAGAAGCGGAGTTAGATTGGGGTCGCAAGTTAGTTGCACTTTATCAAGAACAAATGAGTTATGCGGGTGAAATTGTACCGTTATCAGAGTTGTTCTTCCGCGATGAAAAAGAGTTGGATGAAGCGTCACAAGAAGTGTTGAACGGTGAACAAGTGCCGCAATTGATGACAGCATTGTACGGTAAGTTAGAAGCTTTAGAAAACTTTGAAGCTGCTGAAATTAAAAAGATTATTAAAGAAGTCCAAAAAGAAACAGGCATTAAAGGGAAACAATTATTTATGCCAATCCGTGTTGCAGTAACAGGCCAAATGCATGGACCTGAGTTGCCGAATACGATGGAAGTATTAGGACAAGATAAAGTACTTCGTCGTATTCAAAGTTTATTATAA
- the ispF gene encoding 2-C-methyl-D-erythritol 2,4-cyclodiphosphate synthase: MFRVGLGYDVHAFDATRPLIIGGMEVPHTHGLKGHSDADVLLHAITDAMLGACALGDIGKLFPDTDPQFKDADSKKLLTEAYAEVQKEGYVIHNIDATIIAEKPKFRPYIDEMRTVIAGLFAVDVKRVNVKATTSEKLGFTGRQEGIAAQAIVSLTATA, encoded by the coding sequence ATGTTTAGAGTTGGATTAGGATACGATGTGCACGCATTTGATGCGACACGCCCTTTAATTATTGGCGGAATGGAAGTGCCACATACGCATGGTTTGAAAGGTCATAGTGATGCGGATGTCTTGTTACATGCGATTACAGATGCGATGTTAGGCGCATGTGCATTAGGTGATATTGGCAAGTTATTTCCAGATACGGATCCACAATTTAAAGATGCAGATTCGAAAAAATTATTAACAGAAGCCTACGCAGAAGTTCAAAAAGAAGGTTATGTCATTCATAACATTGATGCGACGATTATTGCGGAAAAACCGAAATTTCGGCCTTATATCGATGAGATGCGAACAGTGATTGCAGGCCTTTTTGCTGTCGATGTGAAGCGTGTGAATGTGAAAGCGACGACGAGTGAAAAGTTAGGTTTTACAGGGCGCCAAGAAGGGATTGCCGCTCAAGCGATTGTGTCATTAACGGCGACGGCATAG
- the ispD gene encoding 2-C-methyl-D-erythritol 4-phosphate cytidylyltransferase, which produces MSNYHVIIPAAGTGSRMGRPYNKLFIEVAGCRVLEHTLAVFQSDVQCEGIHLAIHERDRDQLEALTAPFSKVKSLVVGGDTRQDSIHQVLQNVDFTNDAIVLVHDGARPFVTHDTIHDVTTAIQTYGAAIVGVKAKDTIKRVSDQFVTETLDRATLWQVQTPQGATFELLASAYDHAKTQQMMGTDDASLIEAYGQRIYMVEGDYDNIKLTTEEDLTYAEAILEKRSRHHHV; this is translated from the coding sequence ATGTCAAATTATCACGTCATTATACCAGCAGCAGGGACGGGCAGTCGTATGGGGCGTCCGTATAATAAACTGTTCATTGAAGTTGCGGGGTGCCGTGTGTTAGAACATACACTTGCTGTTTTTCAATCCGATGTACAGTGTGAAGGCATTCATTTGGCGATACACGAGAGAGATCGGGACCAACTTGAGGCATTAACAGCGCCATTTTCAAAAGTAAAAAGTTTAGTCGTTGGCGGTGATACACGTCAAGATAGTATTCATCAAGTGCTTCAAAACGTTGACTTCACGAATGATGCTATTGTCCTTGTGCATGATGGCGCGCGTCCGTTTGTAACGCATGACACGATTCATGACGTGACGACTGCCATTCAAACATATGGGGCGGCCATTGTCGGTGTGAAGGCAAAAGATACGATTAAACGCGTGTCCGACCAATTTGTGACGGAGACGTTAGATCGTGCAACATTATGGCAAGTGCAGACGCCTCAAGGTGCGACATTTGAACTGCTTGCTTCAGCCTATGACCATGCAAAGACGCAACAAATGATGGGGACAGATGATGCCTCGTTAATTGAAGCATACGGTCAACGCATTTATATGGTTGAAGGGGATTATGATAATATTAAATTAACGACTGAAGAAGATTTAACATACGCAGAAGCAATTTTAGAAAAAAGGAGTCGACATCATCATGTTTAG
- a CDS encoding PIN/TRAM domain-containing protein: MNFIKLLVIVSYIIIGSVLGILLIPAVMIDFNVSHPPMLENSYVTSVMGIAIMFLLFGWFIPRIAYAMKDLEQFVLGYSAIEIIFATIGLFMGLLISVMISFILEFIGTDLINRIVPILLTLSLSYLGFQFGLKKRDEMLLFLPENMARSMAINARNAVPKIIDTSAIIDGRILKIMEAGFIDGEILIPQGVINELQVVADANDSIKRDKGRRGLEILNAIHLSKHPTRIIHPQRTHQDIDDLIVRLAQHYRAHVITTDYNLNKVCSIQGIKVLNVNDLSDAIRPEVHQGDRFDLMITKVGKEPGQGVGYFDDGTMVVVDDAKQYVNQTITLEVISMLQTASGRIIFAKKVEA, from the coding sequence GTGAATTTTATTAAATTATTAGTGATTGTGTCTTATATTATTATTGGTAGTGTGTTAGGCATACTCTTAATCCCTGCTGTCATGATTGATTTTAATGTCAGTCATCCTCCGATGTTGGAGAATAGTTATGTGACATCGGTCATGGGTATTGCTATCATGTTTTTATTGTTTGGTTGGTTTATCCCCCGTATTGCGTATGCGATGAAAGATTTAGAGCAATTTGTTTTAGGTTATAGTGCTATTGAAATTATCTTCGCAACAATTGGCTTGTTTATGGGTCTACTCATATCTGTCATGATTTCCTTTATTCTTGAATTTATTGGGACGGATTTGATTAACCGTATCGTCCCTATCCTACTTACATTAAGTTTAAGTTATCTCGGTTTTCAATTTGGTCTGAAAAAACGTGATGAAATGCTGTTGTTTTTACCGGAAAATATGGCGCGTTCGATGGCGATTAACGCCCGCAATGCTGTGCCGAAAATTATCGATACGAGTGCGATTATTGATGGCCGTATTTTAAAAATTATGGAAGCGGGATTTATTGATGGTGAAATTCTCATTCCTCAAGGCGTCATTAATGAGTTGCAAGTGGTTGCAGATGCGAATGACAGTATTAAGCGTGATAAAGGTCGCCGTGGTTTAGAAATTTTGAATGCGATTCATCTGTCGAAACATCCGACACGTATTATTCACCCGCAACGCACACATCAAGACATTGACGACTTAATTGTGAGGCTAGCGCAACATTATCGAGCGCACGTGATTACAACGGATTATAACTTGAATAAAGTATGTAGTATTCAAGGGATTAAAGTGTTAAACGTCAATGATTTATCTGATGCGATTCGACCTGAAGTGCATCAAGGAGATCGTTTTGACTTGATGATTACAAAAGTTGGGAAAGAACCAGGCCAAGGTGTTGGTTATTTTGATGACGGCACAATGGTGGTCGTGGATGATGCGAAACAATACGTCAATCAAACCATCACACTTGAAGTGATCAGTATGTTACAAACTGCATCCGGGCGAATTATTTTTGCGAAGAAGGTGGAAGCATAA
- the radA gene encoding DNA repair protein RadA, whose product MAKTKTIFECTACGYQSPKWMGKCPNCGAWNSMEESFEQKTASPKHGVRAQKTSSAKIQKLNEIKQELAPRIQTNSGELNRVLGGGIVEGSLVLIGGDPGIGKSTLLLQMCAALSKEKRVLYITGEESLNQTKIRADRLDEDASQLNVFAETDLMVIHEAVKKVEPDLIVVDSIQTIYHPEISSAPGSVSQVRESTQSLMHIAKQMNVATFIVGHVTKEGQIAGPRLLEHMVDTVLYFEGDEHHAYRILRAVKNRFGSTNEMGIFEMKQSGLKSVLNPSEMFLEERTTNVAGSTIVATMEGTRPLLIEVQALVTPTTFNNPRRMATGIDHNRLSLLMAVLEKKEGYLLQQQDAYIKVAGGVRLSEPAVDLGIVIATASSFKDQAVDGLDCYIGEVGLTGEVRRVSRIEQRVQEAAKLGFKRVIIPKNNMGGWQFPEGIEVIGVTSVNEALKYALKN is encoded by the coding sequence GTGGCAAAAACGAAAACAATTTTTGAATGTACGGCCTGTGGTTACCAATCACCTAAATGGATGGGAAAATGTCCGAATTGCGGTGCTTGGAATTCAATGGAGGAATCTTTTGAACAAAAAACTGCGAGTCCTAAACACGGTGTAAGGGCGCAAAAGACAAGTTCGGCCAAAATACAAAAGCTCAATGAAATTAAACAAGAACTTGCGCCTCGTATCCAAACGAATAGTGGTGAATTAAACCGTGTGCTCGGTGGCGGTATTGTAGAAGGGTCACTCGTGCTGATTGGTGGCGATCCAGGAATAGGGAAGTCTACACTGTTACTTCAAATGTGTGCGGCATTATCTAAAGAAAAAAGAGTGCTCTATATCACTGGAGAAGAATCACTTAATCAAACTAAAATTAGAGCGGATCGTTTAGATGAAGATGCGAGTCAATTAAACGTGTTTGCGGAAACGGACTTAATGGTTATTCATGAAGCGGTGAAAAAAGTCGAGCCTGATTTGATTGTAGTGGACTCTATTCAAACGATTTACCATCCCGAAATTAGTTCGGCGCCTGGCTCTGTGTCTCAAGTTCGTGAAAGTACGCAAAGTTTGATGCATATCGCAAAACAAATGAATGTTGCAACGTTTATTGTAGGCCATGTGACGAAAGAAGGCCAAATTGCGGGGCCACGTTTGCTTGAACATATGGTAGATACGGTGCTCTATTTTGAAGGCGATGAACATCATGCGTATCGTATTTTAAGAGCGGTGAAAAACCGTTTTGGCTCTACGAATGAAATGGGCATTTTTGAAATGAAGCAGTCCGGTTTAAAAAGTGTGCTCAATCCGTCAGAAATGTTTTTAGAAGAACGGACGACCAATGTTGCGGGTTCGACGATTGTCGCAACGATGGAAGGGACACGACCATTGTTAATTGAAGTGCAAGCGCTTGTCACACCGACGACGTTTAATAATCCGAGACGTATGGCGACAGGTATTGACCATAATCGCCTCAGTTTGTTGATGGCGGTGTTAGAGAAAAAAGAAGGTTACTTATTACAGCAACAAGACGCTTACATTAAGGTTGCAGGGGGTGTACGACTTTCTGAGCCCGCTGTAGACTTAGGTATCGTCATTGCGACAGCTTCTAGTTTTAAAGATCAAGCAGTAGACGGCCTCGATTGTTATATTGGCGAGGTTGGATTGACTGGTGAGGTACGTCGTGTTTCGCGTATTGAGCAACGTGTGCAAGAAGCAGCAAAACTGGGCTTTAAACGCGTGATTATCCCTAAAAACAATATGGGTGGATGGCAGTTTCCAGAAGGTATTGAAGTGATTGGCGTTACTTCTGTAAATGAAGCATTGAAATACGCATTAAAAAATTAG
- a CDS encoding ATP-dependent Clp protease ATP-binding subunit — protein MLFGRLTERAQRVLAHAQEEAIRLNHSNIGTEHLLLGLMKEPEGIAAKVLESFDITEDKVIEEVEKLIGHGQEQMGALHYTPRAKKVIELSMDEARKLQHNFVGTEHILLGLIRENEGVAARVFANLDLNITKARAQVVKALGSPEMSNKNAQAAKSNHTPTLDGLARDLTVIAKDGILDPVVGRNAEITRVIEVLSRRTKNNPVLIGEPGVGKTAIAEGLAQAIVNNEVPETLKDKRVMSLDMGTVVAGTKYRGEFEERLKKVMEEIHHAGNVILFIDEMHTLIGAGGAEGAIDASNILKPALARGELQCIGATTLDEYRKHIEKDAALERRFQPVQVDEPSVQDTIAILKGLRDRYEAHHRINISDEAVEAAAKLSDRYVQDRFLPDKAIDLIDEASSKVRLKSHTTPTNLKEIEQQIEQVKKEKDAAVHAQEFENAANLRDKQTKLEKQYEEAKNEWQNHQGGQHTTLVAEDIAEVIAGWTGIPLTRLNETESERLLNLEDTLHERVIGQNDAVTAISKAVRRARAGLKDPKRPIGSFIFLGPTGVGKTELARALAEAMFGEEDAMIRVDMSEFMEKHAVSRLVGAPPGYVGHDDGGQLTEKVRRKPYSVILFDEIEKAHPDVFNILLQVLDDGHLTDTKGRRVDFRNTVIIMTSNVGAQELQDQRFAGFGGSAEGQDYETIRKTMMKELKNAFRPEFLNRVDDTIVFHKLNKDELKEIVTMMVGKLTSRLSEQNINVRVTEAAKDKIAEEGYDPEYGARPLIRAIQKTVEDNLSELILEGKELEGKNVTVDYDGETFQYDISEVELDEDKATTES, from the coding sequence ATGCTATTTGGAAGATTAACAGAACGCGCACAACGTGTACTCGCGCATGCACAAGAAGAAGCAATCCGTTTAAACCATTCGAATATTGGGACGGAACATTTATTACTAGGGTTAATGAAAGAACCTGAAGGCATTGCTGCAAAAGTATTGGAAAGCTTTGACATTACAGAAGATAAAGTGATTGAAGAGGTCGAAAAACTGATTGGTCACGGTCAAGAGCAGATGGGTGCGTTACACTACACACCACGTGCGAAAAAAGTGATTGAACTGTCTATGGACGAAGCGCGTAAGTTACAACACAATTTCGTTGGAACAGAGCATATTTTACTCGGCCTCATCCGTGAAAATGAAGGTGTGGCAGCGCGTGTATTTGCGAATCTAGACTTGAATATTACTAAAGCGCGTGCACAAGTCGTCAAAGCGTTAGGTAGCCCAGAAATGTCTAACAAAAATGCACAAGCCGCAAAATCAAATCATACGCCAACATTAGATGGTTTAGCGCGTGACTTAACAGTAATTGCGAAAGACGGCATATTAGATCCAGTAGTGGGACGTAACGCTGAAATTACACGTGTTATTGAAGTGTTGAGTCGTCGTACGAAGAACAATCCTGTGTTAATCGGTGAACCAGGTGTCGGTAAAACGGCGATTGCTGAAGGTTTAGCGCAAGCGATTGTGAACAATGAAGTGCCTGAAACACTAAAAGATAAACGTGTCATGTCACTTGATATGGGTACTGTTGTGGCAGGTACGAAATATCGTGGTGAATTTGAAGAACGCTTGAAAAAAGTCATGGAAGAAATTCATCATGCAGGGAATGTGATTCTGTTCATTGACGAAATGCATACGCTCATTGGTGCAGGTGGTGCAGAAGGTGCGATTGATGCGTCTAACATTTTAAAACCAGCGCTTGCACGTGGCGAATTACAATGTATAGGTGCAACTACTTTAGATGAATACCGTAAGCATATCGAAAAAGATGCAGCACTTGAACGTCGTTTCCAACCAGTTCAAGTTGACGAACCAAGTGTACAAGATACGATTGCCATCTTAAAAGGCTTACGTGACCGTTATGAAGCGCACCACAGAATTAACATTTCTGATGAAGCGGTAGAAGCAGCGGCGAAATTAAGTGACCGTTACGTACAAGACCGTTTCTTACCAGATAAAGCGATTGACTTGATTGACGAGGCAAGTTCAAAAGTACGCTTGAAGAGCCATACAACACCGACGAACTTAAAAGAAATCGAACAACAAATTGAGCAAGTGAAAAAAGAAAAAGATGCAGCGGTACATGCACAAGAATTTGAAAATGCTGCAAACTTACGCGATAAACAAACAAAACTTGAAAAACAATATGAAGAAGCAAAAAATGAATGGCAAAACCATCAAGGTGGCCAACATACAACATTGGTTGCTGAAGATATTGCCGAAGTCATTGCAGGTTGGACAGGTATTCCGTTAACACGCTTGAATGAAACAGAGTCAGAGCGTTTACTCAACTTAGAAGATACATTGCATGAACGTGTCATCGGTCAAAATGATGCCGTAACAGCCATTTCTAAAGCGGTGCGTCGTGCGCGTGCAGGCTTGAAAGATCCGAAACGTCCAATTGGTAGCTTCATCTTCTTAGGGCCAACAGGTGTCGGTAAAACAGAACTTGCCCGTGCATTAGCTGAAGCGATGTTCGGTGAAGAAGATGCGATGATTCGTGTGGACATGAGTGAGTTCATGGAAAAACATGCGGTGAGCCGTCTTGTTGGGGCGCCTCCTGGATATGTCGGTCATGATGATGGCGGACAATTGACTGAAAAAGTACGTCGTAAACCGTATTCAGTGATCTTGTTCGATGAGATTGAAAAAGCACATCCAGACGTCTTTAACATTCTTTTACAAGTATTAGATGATGGTCATTTAACAGATACGAAAGGTCGTCGTGTTGACTTCAGAAATACAGTCATTATTATGACATCAAACGTCGGCGCGCAAGAACTTCAAGACCAACGTTTTGCTGGTTTCGGCGGTAGCGCAGAAGGTCAAGATTACGAAACAATTCGTAAAACGATGATGAAAGAATTGAAAAACGCATTCCGCCCTGAATTCTTGAACCGTGTAGATGACACAATTGTCTTCCATAAACTGAATAAAGACGAATTGAAAGAAATCGTAACAATGATGGTTGGTAAATTAACGAGTCGTTTATCTGAACAAAACATTAATGTACGTGTGACAGAAGCGGCGAAAGATAAAATTGCTGAAGAAGGTTATGATCCAGAGTATGGTGCCCGTCCATTGATTCGTGCCATCCAAAAAACTGTGGAAGATAACTTGAGTGAGCTTATCTTGGAAGGTAAAGAGTTAGAAGGTAAAAATGTGACTGTCGATTATGACGGTGAAACATTCCAATATGACATCTCAGAAGTTGAGTTGGATGAGGATAAAGCAACGACAGAATCTTAG